One segment of Streptosporangium brasiliense DNA contains the following:
- a CDS encoding ATP-dependent DNA ligase has product MLLIDLARTSTAVAADSARLTKIGHLAELLGRVGPDEAEIAIAYLSGELPQRHIGVGWAGLQDPPDPRLAATATLRQVDDLLDRIKAQAGPGSQAARRSLVTELFGALTRQEQTFMMRLLRSELRQGALDGVMIEAIAKASTVPTAEVRRALTLRGWLPAVGAAALSGGVEALRAFHLEVGRPVSPMLAQSATSVAAALGKLGGPAAIEWKLDGVRVQAHRSGDTVSVFTRTLDDITARVPELVEAVRALPSQDLVLDGEVIALRPDGRPEPFQITSGRVSSRVDVAQVRAKTPLRVFFFDALRVDGADLLELPGEARHAALAAAVPPELVTPRLVTDDVASGEAFFADVIRAGHEGVVVKSLQTPYAAGRRGAGWIKVKPRHTLDLVVLAAEWGSGRREGRLSNLHLGARDPRTGGFVMLGKTFKGLTDELLAWQTQRFLELAEGPTDGWVVALPPVLVVEIAFDGVQQSSRYPGGMALRFARVIRYRPDKTADQADTVDMVRSLML; this is encoded by the coding sequence GTGTTGTTGATCGACCTTGCGCGCACCTCCACGGCCGTGGCGGCCGACTCCGCCAGGCTGACGAAGATCGGCCATCTCGCGGAGCTGCTCGGCCGGGTCGGACCGGACGAGGCCGAGATCGCCATCGCCTACCTCTCCGGCGAGCTGCCCCAGCGCCACATCGGCGTGGGCTGGGCCGGCCTGCAGGATCCGCCCGATCCGCGCCTGGCCGCGACCGCCACCCTGCGCCAGGTCGACGACCTCCTCGACCGCATCAAGGCCCAGGCGGGCCCCGGCTCCCAGGCCGCGCGCAGATCCCTGGTCACCGAGCTGTTCGGCGCGCTCACCCGCCAGGAGCAGACCTTCATGATGCGGCTGCTCCGCAGCGAGCTGAGGCAGGGCGCGCTGGACGGAGTGATGATCGAGGCCATCGCGAAGGCGTCCACCGTGCCGACGGCCGAGGTCCGGCGGGCGCTGACCCTCCGCGGCTGGCTGCCGGCCGTGGGAGCGGCCGCGCTCAGCGGCGGGGTCGAGGCGTTGCGGGCCTTCCACCTGGAGGTCGGCCGCCCGGTGTCGCCGATGCTCGCGCAGAGCGCCACCTCCGTCGCCGCCGCCCTGGGCAAGCTCGGCGGCCCGGCCGCGATCGAGTGGAAGCTCGACGGCGTCCGGGTCCAGGCCCACCGCTCCGGCGACACGGTGAGCGTCTTCACCCGGACCCTCGACGACATCACCGCCCGGGTGCCCGAGCTGGTCGAGGCGGTCCGCGCCCTGCCCTCCCAGGACCTCGTCCTGGACGGCGAGGTCATCGCGCTACGCCCCGACGGCCGCCCCGAGCCCTTCCAGATCACCTCCGGCCGCGTGTCCAGCCGCGTCGACGTGGCCCAGGTCCGCGCGAAGACCCCGCTGCGCGTGTTCTTCTTCGACGCCCTGCGGGTGGACGGCGCCGACCTGCTGGAGCTGCCGGGCGAGGCGCGCCACGCGGCGCTGGCCGCGGCCGTGCCGCCGGAGCTGGTCACCCCCCGCCTGGTCACCGACGACGTCGCGAGCGGTGAGGCGTTCTTCGCAGATGTCATCAGGGCCGGCCATGAGGGCGTGGTGGTCAAGTCGCTGCAGACGCCCTACGCCGCCGGGCGGCGTGGCGCCGGCTGGATCAAGGTGAAACCCCGCCACACGCTCGATCTGGTCGTCCTGGCCGCCGAATGGGGCAGCGGCCGCCGCGAGGGCAGGCTCTCCAACCTGCACCTGGGCGCCCGCGACCCGCGGACCGGCGGGTTCGTCATGCTCGGCAAGACCTTCAAGGGCCTGACCGACGAGCTGCTCGCCTGGCAGACCCAGCGCTTCCTCGAGCTCGCCGAGGGCCCCACCGACGGCTGGGTGGTCGCCCTCCCCCCGGTTCTCGTCGTCGAGATCGCCTTCGACGGGGTCCAGCAGTCCAGCCGCTACCCCGGTGGCATGGCACTCCGCTTCGCCCGGGTGATCCGCTACCGCCCCGACAAGACCGCCGACCAGGCCGACACCGTCGACATGGTGCGCTCACTGATGCTCTGA
- a CDS encoding DUF1707 and DUF4870 domain-containing protein — protein MPAPGVRPGHADLRVSNQDREQVVEHVKAAYAEGRFDKFEFDDRLERAMTARVHGDLMPIMHELYGPRPVAPMPYPPGRTVPGHHHNVRADTGGDRLGAAAAHLLPLAGLFVIGPLIMLLAAGKTSPYIRKHAVEALNFQLTLLGATVLLAITVVGLVLMPVLWIGGVVLSVVGGMAALGEGDFRYPLTLRLVK, from the coding sequence GTGCCGGCACCCGGCGTGAGGCCCGGCCACGCCGACCTCAGGGTGAGCAACCAGGACCGGGAGCAGGTGGTCGAGCACGTCAAGGCCGCCTACGCGGAGGGGCGGTTCGACAAGTTCGAGTTCGACGACCGGCTGGAGCGGGCGATGACGGCCCGCGTCCATGGCGACCTCATGCCGATCATGCACGAGCTGTACGGCCCGCGCCCGGTCGCCCCCATGCCCTACCCGCCCGGCCGGACGGTGCCGGGCCACCATCACAACGTGCGGGCCGACACGGGGGGAGATCGCCTGGGCGCGGCGGCGGCGCACCTGCTCCCGCTGGCCGGCCTGTTCGTGATCGGCCCGCTGATCATGCTGCTCGCCGCGGGCAAGACCTCGCCCTACATCCGCAAGCACGCGGTGGAGGCGCTCAACTTCCAGCTCACCCTGCTCGGGGCCACCGTCCTGCTGGCGATCACCGTCGTGGGCCTCGTCCTGATGCCCGTGCTCTGGATCGGAGGCGTGGTCCTGTCCGTGGTCGGAGGCATGGCGGCGCTGGGCGAGGGCGACTTCCGCTACCCGCTCACGCTACGCCTGGTGAAGTAG
- a CDS encoding AEC family transporter: MIAAFTPIWTLTLLGYLAGRFRLLGAEADRVLGAFVFHLAMPAALFSVLMRTRLSFSWSALGAFAAGTAVTMALGAVLSRRFFGRKPGEATIGAMSAGYVNSANLGIPVTLQVLGDATFLTGVLLFQVMVITPLVLALLDRGADRRLRPARLAGLPLRNPVILGLAAGALCSASGWQPPTMITGPLALLGDAAVPAALVALGLSLTVRGPGLAGERAEVLALSALKLLVQPLLAYLFGLLAQLRPAELLALVVCAALPTAQNAYIFAREYGQADSVARGAVITSTALSMLTLAVIGWLLGSPAAP; encoded by the coding sequence TTGATCGCGGCCTTCACCCCGATCTGGACACTGACACTGCTCGGCTACCTGGCCGGACGGTTCCGGCTGCTCGGCGCGGAGGCCGACCGGGTGCTCGGCGCCTTCGTCTTCCACCTCGCGATGCCGGCCGCGCTGTTCTCCGTTCTCATGCGGACCCGGCTGTCGTTCAGCTGGTCCGCGCTGGGCGCCTTCGCCGCCGGCACCGCCGTGACCATGGCCCTGGGCGCCGTTCTGAGCCGCCGGTTCTTCGGCCGGAAGCCCGGCGAGGCCACGATCGGTGCGATGTCCGCCGGTTACGTGAACTCCGCGAACCTCGGCATCCCTGTCACCCTGCAGGTGCTCGGCGACGCCACCTTCCTGACCGGGGTGCTGCTGTTCCAGGTCATGGTGATCACCCCCCTGGTGCTCGCGCTCCTGGACCGGGGCGCCGACCGGCGGCTCCGGCCGGCCCGGCTGGCAGGGCTGCCGCTGCGCAACCCGGTGATCCTCGGCCTGGCCGCCGGCGCGCTCTGCTCGGCCTCCGGCTGGCAGCCACCCACGATGATCACCGGGCCACTCGCCCTGCTCGGCGACGCCGCCGTGCCCGCCGCCCTGGTCGCCCTCGGTCTCTCCCTGACCGTGCGCGGCCCGGGTCTGGCGGGCGAGCGGGCCGAGGTGCTGGCGCTGTCGGCCCTGAAACTGCTGGTCCAGCCGCTGCTGGCATATCTGTTCGGACTGCTGGCGCAGCTCCGCCCGGCCGAGCTGCTCGCGCTGGTGGTCTGCGCCGCCCTCCCCACCGCGCAGAACGCCTACATCTTCGCCCGCGAATACGGTCAGGCCGATTCGGTGGCGCGCGGGGCGGTGATCACCAGCACCGCGCTGTCGATGCTCACCCTCGCAGTGATCGGCTGGCTGCTGGGGTCACCGGCAGCGCCCTGA
- a CDS encoding FKBP-type peptidyl-prolyl cis-trans isomerase: protein MALEKPEIDFPEGDAPTELQIVDIVEGDGPEAKPGHQVSVHYVGVAFSTGEEFDASWNRGDTFEFQLGGGQVIAGWDQGVAGMKVGGRRRLTIPPHLGYGNRGAGARIKPGETLIFVVDLLGVS, encoded by the coding sequence GTGGCACTGGAGAAGCCGGAGATCGACTTCCCGGAGGGCGACGCGCCCACCGAGCTGCAGATCGTCGACATCGTCGAGGGGGACGGCCCGGAGGCCAAGCCGGGGCACCAGGTCAGCGTGCACTACGTCGGCGTCGCCTTCTCCACCGGCGAGGAGTTCGACGCTTCGTGGAACCGCGGTGACACCTTCGAGTTCCAGCTGGGCGGCGGCCAGGTCATCGCGGGCTGGGACCAGGGTGTCGCGGGCATGAAGGTCGGTGGCCGCCGCCGCCTCACCATCCCGCCCCACCTCGGCTACGGCAACCGCGGCGCGGGCGCCCGCATCAAGCCGGGCGAGACGCTCATCTTCGTCGTGGACCTGCTCGGCGTCAGCTGA
- a CDS encoding septal ring lytic transglycosylase RlpA family protein, producing the protein MGLHSYTPSPDTPSSKKALMSKRRLVALAAGVTVVAVASTTAWAVSSGGDASQTAASAALTSARQPGAQSPGTAPDGSTPSQSPVSGSATAAADQITSPSARPSASPSAGPSAPLRAPAGPSTAAVPTRTGAPKAAPRKESTAAPKAEAVRDDAVTARKENAPKTDRTRTPKKVASRPKTHVVSTGTCGASYYAEGQMTASGERFNPGAMTAAHKTLPMGSRVRVTNPANGESVTVRINDRGPYVGGRCLDLSKAAFSAIGSIGAGVMRVKYEVLGT; encoded by the coding sequence TTGGGCCTGCACTCCTACACCCCGTCCCCCGACACGCCGTCCTCCAAGAAAGCGCTGATGAGCAAGCGGCGCCTGGTGGCGCTGGCCGCCGGCGTCACCGTGGTGGCCGTGGCCTCGACCACCGCCTGGGCCGTCTCCTCCGGCGGCGACGCCTCTCAGACTGCCGCCTCCGCCGCTCTGACCAGCGCGCGGCAGCCAGGTGCCCAGTCCCCCGGCACCGCCCCGGACGGCTCCACGCCTTCCCAGAGTCCGGTGAGCGGGAGCGCGACGGCCGCCGCCGACCAGATCACCTCACCGTCCGCCAGGCCGTCCGCCAGTCCTTCCGCGGGTCCGTCCGCCCCTCTCCGGGCTCCGGCCGGACCGAGCACTGCGGCCGTCCCGACCAGGACCGGCGCCCCCAAGGCCGCCCCCAGGAAGGAGAGCACGGCCGCTCCCAAGGCGGAGGCCGTACGCGACGACGCCGTCACCGCCAGGAAGGAGAACGCGCCGAAGACCGACAGGACCCGCACCCCGAAGAAGGTCGCCTCCAGGCCGAAGACTCACGTGGTCTCCACCGGGACCTGCGGCGCCTCCTACTACGCGGAGGGGCAGATGACGGCCAGCGGCGAGCGCTTCAACCCCGGCGCGATGACCGCCGCGCACAAGACTCTCCCCATGGGCAGCAGGGTCCGGGTGACCAATCCCGCCAACGGCGAGTCGGTGACGGTCCGGATCAACGACCGTGGCCCCTACGTGGGCGGACGCTGCCTCGACCTGTCCAAGGCCGCCTTCTCCGCCATCGGCAGCATCGGCGCCGGGGTCATGCGGGTCAAGTATGAGGTCCTCGGCACCTGA
- a CDS encoding DUF4192 domain-containing protein, protein MTTDIPAPPADRPRLLLGSTEEVLGAVPYLVGFHPADSLIVIGLKGRPSRSRLHLTVRWDLPLAAPNLDRIIPLLRAERSGQVIVIGYGPGQLVTPAVDMAVTLLRRSDVTVVDALRVEDGRYWSYLCSRADCCPVDGTPYGQEAGVIAAEATVHGLVALPDRETLERSLDPVGGAERLAMRRITARVTRELRDRLAGCGDVEGLAAEFVADGMARVRAAIGTYASGGRLDDEQAARLGLDLAVIRIRDEAWALVTDGTHDVHRRLWHDLTRRLEPRFVPPAASLLGVVAWRDGDSALAGVALSRARAVDPGYSMADLLMHALHHLLPPHALTDRMPTPEQLAEEMGSPRAVWLLPMLALLEEPEPPSG, encoded by the coding sequence ATGACAACCGACATCCCGGCCCCGCCTGCCGACCGGCCCCGCCTGCTCCTGGGCTCCACGGAGGAGGTCCTCGGCGCTGTCCCCTACCTCGTGGGGTTCCACCCCGCGGACAGCCTGATCGTGATCGGACTGAAGGGGCGGCCGTCCCGGAGCCGGCTCCATCTCACCGTCCGGTGGGACCTCCCTCTGGCCGCTCCGAACCTCGACCGGATCATCCCGCTGCTCCGCGCGGAGAGGAGCGGCCAGGTCATCGTCATCGGCTACGGCCCGGGCCAGCTGGTGACGCCCGCCGTCGACATGGCCGTCACGCTGTTACGCAGGAGCGATGTCACAGTCGTCGACGCCCTCCGGGTGGAGGACGGCCGTTACTGGTCCTACCTCTGCTCCCGGGCGGACTGCTGCCCGGTGGACGGCACGCCGTACGGACAGGAGGCAGGTGTGATCGCGGCCGAGGCCACCGTGCACGGACTGGTCGCCCTGCCCGACCGGGAGACCCTGGAACGCTCGCTCGACCCCGTCGGTGGAGCCGAGAGGCTGGCCATGCGCCGGATCACGGCCCGCGTCACGCGGGAGTTGCGGGACAGGCTCGCCGGATGCGGAGACGTCGAGGGGCTCGCGGCGGAGTTCGTCGCCGACGGGATGGCCCGGGTCCGCGCGGCGATCGGCACCTACGCCTCCGGCGGGCGGCTCGACGACGAGCAGGCGGCCAGGCTCGGACTGGACCTGGCGGTGATCCGGATCCGCGACGAGGCGTGGGCGCTCGTCACCGACGGCACCCACGACGTCCACCGCAGGCTCTGGCATGACCTCACCCGGCGGCTGGAGCCGAGATTCGTGCCCCCGGCGGCATCCCTGCTCGGCGTGGTCGCCTGGCGCGACGGCGACTCCGCGCTGGCCGGTGTCGCGCTCAGCCGGGCCCGGGCCGTCGACCCGGGTTACTCGATGGCGGATCTGCTCATGCACGCACTACACCATCTGCTCCCGCCGCACGCGCTGACCGACAGGATGCCCACCCCCGAGCAGTTGGCGGAGGAGATGGGCAGCCCCCGGGCGGTCTGGCTGCTCCCCATGCTCGCCTTGCTGGAGGAGCCGGAGCCGCCGTCGGGGTGA
- a CDS encoding SDR family NAD(P)-dependent oxidoreductase — MRKPYTPEEILLTGKVAVVTGAARGLGRAIAESLREFGAELALCDRDPIDGFDTLTMTMDVRDPVALEVFGQAVRERFGRVDVLVNNAGGTFHAAFAETSPRGESTLIAENFTQVTAVIRQFLPLMAPGASIVNVTSSEAHQAAPGFAVYAAMKAAVESLTRSLALELAPRRIRVNAVAPDALPTGGEEAVRERMAADPLPFEPVRLPPLGHLGDPAEAGAAVVFLASEMAGFVTGTTLHVDGGIHAAGGWRRTGP, encoded by the coding sequence ATGCGCAAGCCGTACACCCCGGAGGAGATCCTCCTCACCGGGAAGGTCGCGGTCGTCACCGGTGCGGCGCGGGGGCTCGGGCGGGCGATCGCGGAGAGTCTGCGGGAGTTCGGCGCGGAGCTGGCGCTGTGCGACCGGGATCCGATCGACGGGTTCGACACGCTCACGATGACCATGGACGTGCGGGACCCGGTCGCGCTGGAGGTGTTCGGCCAGGCGGTGCGGGAGCGGTTCGGGCGGGTGGACGTGCTGGTCAACAATGCCGGCGGGACCTTCCACGCGGCCTTCGCCGAGACCTCCCCGCGGGGCGAGAGCACGCTGATCGCGGAGAACTTCACCCAGGTGACCGCTGTGATCAGGCAGTTTCTGCCGCTGATGGCCCCGGGGGCGTCGATCGTCAACGTCACCTCCAGCGAGGCACACCAGGCCGCGCCCGGGTTCGCGGTCTACGCCGCGATGAAGGCGGCCGTGGAGAGCCTGACCCGCTCGCTCGCGCTGGAGCTGGCTCCTCGGAGGATCCGGGTCAACGCCGTCGCGCCCGACGCGCTCCCCACCGGGGGAGAGGAGGCCGTGCGGGAGCGCATGGCGGCGGACCCGCTGCCCTTCGAGCCGGTACGGCTGCCGCCGCTCGGCCATCTGGGCGACCCTGCGGAGGCCGGGGCCGCCGTGGTGTTCCTGGCGAGCGAGATGGCCGGGTTCGTCACCGGGACCACCCTGCACGTGGACGGCGGCATCCACGCCGCGGGGGGCTGGCGGCGCACCGGGCCTTGA